In Haloterrigena turkmenica DSM 5511, a single genomic region encodes these proteins:
- a CDS encoding DUF4112 domain-containing protein, with amino-acid sequence MATGSTDDIESALEEFGNDLPAEVDEAAINRMQTVARVLDEGLKLPGTDFRFGLDPIVGILPGAGDTATAFVSLYIVAESARMGVSQSTLLRMLANIAVDTIGGSVPILGVIFDAFWKSNKWNVKLAIEELADSSEGSTSGPETVVID; translated from the coding sequence ATGGCTACTGGTTCGACCGACGACATCGAATCCGCCCTCGAGGAGTTCGGCAATGACCTTCCCGCCGAGGTCGACGAGGCCGCGATCAACCGCATGCAAACCGTCGCCCGCGTCCTCGACGAGGGGCTCAAGCTCCCCGGAACGGACTTTCGATTCGGACTGGACCCGATCGTCGGGATCCTCCCCGGCGCCGGCGACACCGCGACCGCGTTCGTCTCGCTGTACATCGTCGCCGAGTCCGCCCGCATGGGCGTCTCCCAGTCGACGCTCCTGCGCATGCTGGCGAACATCGCCGTCGACACCATCGGCGGCTCGGTTCCCATACTCGGCGTCATCTTCGACGCCTTCTGGAAGTCCAACAAGTGGAACGTCAAGCTAGCAATCGAGGAACTCGCCGACTCGAGCGAGGGATCGACGTCCGGGCCGGAAACCGTCGTCATCGACTAA
- a CDS encoding PAS domain S-box protein — translation MRPLEFIVEEDRERTVTEIEGVFETGSARLEVELLTKGGERIPYEFVAVGLENPEGKRVLAGIGRDVTERKKRDRELSKYETIVETMSDGIYVKGEDGRFTMVNEAYARMTGYEREELVGEHASLVVDEAAIEESKKRLTTEREGGADTENPAMEAKLQRPDGDRVPVEGTFATRRTEDGRQEEIGVVRDITERKRREQERRRVVRALEAAREGISLLDENGEFIYVNDAYAETFRYEPEEMIGEHWDDLGIEADPSRFVDDILPRISAEGQWSGTTTCVRSDGTTFLSQHSLTETDDGELICLVRDITEQRERERDLQAVRTQLDVATEAASVGIWTWDIRGDVVTADDYFASTCGMDPELAADGAPMDAFYESIHEDDRTRTREQLERAVEETGEFEAEYRVRDADGDLVWVVARGEVEYDDDGTPVRLNGAVSDVTELKRRERQLEESERRYRTLAEHFPNGAVGVYDENFRYTLIEGAVLGDTLPEAEQMESERMSAVFPDDVSRQLIPLYRAAIEDGETDSTTITFDGEHWQIWAAPLRDADGEIFAGLSLAQEITEQVERERRLEELVERLEESNERLEQFAYAASHDLQEPLRMVSSYLQLIESRYTDVLDADGREFIDFAVDGAERMRDMIDGLLAYSRVETGGDPFEPVALDDVLENALEDLQVRIEETNAEITTEELPHVTGDRDQLRQLFQNLLDNALEYSGDEPPRVHVSARRRAGRDDRWEIAVRDEGIGIDPDDADEIFEVFESLHSQGEHDGTGIGLALCERIVERHGGEIRLESEPGEGATFTVTLPAADEHEP, via the coding sequence ATGCGCCCGCTGGAGTTCATCGTCGAGGAGGACCGCGAGCGAACCGTCACGGAGATTGAGGGGGTCTTCGAAACCGGAAGCGCGCGACTCGAGGTGGAGCTGCTGACCAAAGGCGGCGAGCGGATCCCTTACGAGTTCGTCGCGGTCGGACTCGAGAATCCCGAAGGGAAGCGCGTTCTGGCGGGTATCGGCCGCGACGTCACCGAGCGGAAGAAACGCGACCGGGAGCTGTCCAAGTACGAGACGATCGTCGAGACGATGTCCGACGGGATCTACGTGAAAGGCGAGGACGGCCGGTTCACGATGGTCAACGAGGCGTACGCTCGGATGACCGGCTACGAGCGCGAGGAACTGGTCGGCGAACACGCCTCCCTCGTCGTCGACGAGGCCGCGATCGAAGAGTCGAAGAAGCGACTGACGACGGAGCGCGAGGGAGGGGCGGATACCGAGAACCCGGCCATGGAAGCGAAACTGCAGCGGCCCGACGGGGATCGCGTTCCCGTCGAGGGAACGTTCGCGACGCGACGGACGGAGGACGGCCGACAGGAGGAGATCGGCGTCGTCCGGGACATCACCGAACGGAAGCGCCGAGAACAGGAGCGTCGACGCGTCGTGCGGGCGCTGGAGGCCGCCCGCGAAGGGATCAGCCTGCTCGACGAGAACGGCGAGTTCATCTACGTCAACGACGCGTACGCGGAGACGTTCCGTTACGAGCCCGAGGAGATGATCGGCGAACACTGGGACGACCTCGGGATCGAAGCCGATCCGTCCCGCTTCGTCGACGACATTCTGCCGCGCATCTCGGCGGAGGGACAGTGGTCCGGGACGACGACCTGCGTGCGCAGTGACGGCACCACCTTCCTCTCCCAGCACTCGCTGACCGAGACCGACGACGGCGAACTCATCTGCCTCGTTCGGGACATCACCGAGCAACGGGAGCGCGAACGGGATCTGCAGGCGGTCCGAACGCAACTGGACGTCGCGACCGAAGCCGCGTCCGTCGGGATCTGGACCTGGGACATTCGGGGGGACGTCGTCACCGCCGATGACTATTTCGCGTCGACGTGCGGGATGGATCCGGAACTGGCCGCCGACGGCGCGCCGATGGACGCCTTCTACGAATCGATCCACGAGGACGACCGGACCCGGACGCGAGAGCAACTCGAGCGCGCCGTCGAGGAGACGGGCGAATTCGAGGCCGAATATCGCGTTCGGGACGCGGACGGCGACCTCGTATGGGTCGTCGCTCGCGGCGAGGTCGAGTACGACGACGACGGCACCCCCGTCCGACTGAACGGAGCGGTCTCGGACGTTACCGAGCTAAAACGTCGCGAACGGCAACTCGAGGAGTCCGAACGCCGCTACCGGACGCTGGCCGAACACTTCCCGAACGGCGCGGTCGGCGTGTACGACGAGAACTTCCGGTACACGCTGATCGAGGGGGCGGTCCTGGGCGACACGCTGCCCGAGGCAGAGCAGATGGAGAGCGAACGAATGTCGGCGGTCTTTCCGGACGACGTCAGCAGGCAACTGATCCCGCTCTACCGGGCCGCCATCGAGGACGGCGAGACCGACAGCACGACGATCACGTTCGACGGCGAGCACTGGCAGATCTGGGCGGCGCCGCTACGGGACGCCGACGGTGAGATCTTCGCCGGGCTGAGCCTCGCACAGGAGATCACCGAGCAGGTCGAACGCGAGCGACGACTCGAGGAACTGGTCGAGCGACTCGAGGAGTCCAACGAGCGCTTAGAGCAGTTCGCCTACGCGGCCAGCCACGACCTGCAAGAGCCCCTGCGGATGGTCTCGAGCTATCTCCAGTTGATCGAGAGCCGGTACACGGACGTCTTGGACGCGGACGGACGGGAGTTCATCGACTTCGCGGTCGACGGCGCCGAGCGCATGCGCGACATGATCGACGGCCTGCTGGCGTACTCCCGGGTCGAGACGGGCGGCGATCCGTTCGAACCCGTCGCTCTGGACGACGTTCTCGAAAACGCACTCGAGGATCTTCAGGTCCGGATCGAGGAGACGAACGCTGAGATCACCACCGAGGAGCTGCCGCACGTGACGGGCGACCGCGATCAGTTGCGCCAGCTGTTCCAGAATTTGCTGGATAACGCCCTCGAGTACAGCGGTGACGAGCCGCCGCGGGTCCACGTCTCCGCCCGGCGACGCGCGGGTAGAGATGACCGCTGGGAGATCGCCGTCCGGGACGAGGGGATCGGGATCGATCCCGACGATGCCGACGAGATCTTCGAGGTGTTCGAGAGCCTCCACTCCCAGGGCGAGCACGACGGCACCGGCATCGGACTCGCGCTGTGCGAGCGGATCGTCGAGCGCCACGGCGGCGAGATCCGACTCGAGTCCGAGCCCGGCGAGGGGGCGACGTTCACGGTGACGCTGCCGGCTGCGGACGAACACGAGCCGTGA
- a CDS encoding GAF domain-containing protein, producing the protein MESPSPTEVELESRLRQQEVVAELGQRALDTADLDRLIDDAAAAVANALSAEYCGVFEESWGGDAASLREGVGWRSGVVGSATVPADRESLVGVTLRTDDPVIVEDRRSDGAVFEAELFAGHDVTSGITVAVGSEDEPWGALGVYSSDRRTFSERDATFLRSVANVIAGAIDRTEKDRRLREREARLERYTEYTDGILDAVDDVFYVVDETGDFQRWNETLNAVTGLHRRGDRVDAPAGVHRRGGPRANRHGD; encoded by the coding sequence ATGGAATCGCCCTCGCCGACCGAGGTGGAACTCGAGAGCCGACTTCGGCAACAGGAGGTGGTCGCGGAGCTCGGCCAGCGGGCGCTGGACACGGCCGATCTCGACCGGCTGATCGACGACGCAGCCGCGGCCGTCGCCAACGCGCTGAGCGCCGAGTACTGCGGCGTGTTCGAGGAATCCTGGGGCGGGGACGCGGCCTCGTTGCGAGAGGGCGTCGGCTGGCGTTCCGGGGTCGTCGGATCGGCGACCGTCCCCGCGGATCGAGAGTCGCTGGTCGGCGTCACGCTGCGTACCGACGACCCGGTGATCGTCGAGGACCGTCGGTCCGACGGGGCCGTCTTCGAGGCCGAGTTGTTCGCCGGTCACGACGTTACCAGCGGAATTACCGTCGCTGTCGGCTCAGAGGACGAGCCGTGGGGCGCTCTCGGGGTCTACTCGAGCGACCGGCGGACGTTCTCCGAGCGCGATGCGACGTTCCTCCGCAGCGTCGCGAACGTCATCGCGGGGGCGATCGACCGCACAGAGAAGGACCGACGCCTGCGCGAGCGCGAGGCTCGACTCGAGCGGTACACGGAGTACACCGACGGCATCCTCGACGCGGTCGACGACGTGTTCTACGTCGTCGACGAGACGGGCGACTTCCAGCGGTGGAACGAGACGCTGAACGCGGTCACCGGGCTACACCGACGCGGAGATCGAGTCGATGCGCCCGCTGGAGTTCATCGTCGAGGAGGACCGCGAGCGAACCGTCACGGAGATTGA
- a CDS encoding putative RNA uridine N3 methyltransferase: MTVSVLVPSSLTREAEDKREATRKLGYVARAATIFRADRLIVYPDRDGETGRFDGGFVSTVLRYAATPPYLRNEAWGMRDELEYAGVLPPLRAMSQTGSESTGSGSSRQGIVTEVGPEGRVRVNCGLQHPISLNVPPKMAVEEGERVTVRISSRRPVRAKLVDEPLPGLSVERTDLQTALGREDAGVRIASSRYGEELTVGRLETLAGRIEGDGMTVAFGAPERGLPAILGIEASAIEASSGQGDAIESSSDRDDAADDGVEPTADPGFDLWLNTVPDQGSEVVRTEEALFATLAPLSLRE, from the coding sequence ATGACCGTCAGCGTACTCGTTCCGTCGTCACTCACCCGGGAAGCCGAGGACAAACGCGAGGCAACTCGCAAACTCGGATACGTCGCCCGCGCGGCGACGATCTTCCGGGCCGATCGCCTGATCGTCTACCCAGACCGGGACGGCGAAACCGGGCGATTCGACGGCGGGTTCGTAAGCACCGTCTTGCGGTACGCCGCAACGCCCCCCTACCTTCGCAACGAGGCCTGGGGGATGCGGGACGAACTGGAGTACGCGGGCGTCTTGCCGCCGCTCCGCGCCATGTCACAGACCGGCTCCGAATCTACCGGTTCGGGGTCGTCAAGACAAGGGATCGTGACCGAGGTCGGACCTGAAGGGCGCGTCCGGGTCAATTGCGGATTGCAACACCCGATCTCCCTCAACGTACCGCCGAAAATGGCGGTCGAGGAGGGGGAGCGCGTGACCGTCAGGATCTCTTCGCGACGACCGGTCCGGGCGAAACTCGTCGACGAGCCCCTCCCGGGGCTGTCGGTCGAGCGGACGGACCTGCAGACAGCACTCGGCCGTGAGGACGCCGGCGTCCGCATCGCGTCGTCCCGGTACGGTGAAGAACTCACCGTCGGGCGACTCGAGACGCTGGCCGGACGCATCGAGGGCGACGGGATGACCGTCGCCTTCGGCGCGCCCGAGAGAGGGCTGCCTGCTATCCTCGGAATCGAGGCATCGGCCATCGAAGCGTCGTCGGGACAAGGCGACGCGATCGAATCGTCGTCCGACCGGGACGACGCAGCCGATGACGGAGTCGAACCCACAGCCGATCCGGGGTTCGACCTCTGGCTAAACACGGTTCCGGACCAAGGGAGCGAGGTCGTGCGAACGGAGGAGGCTCTGTTCGCTACCCTCGCGCCCCTCTCACTGAGAGAGTGA
- a CDS encoding 50S ribosomal protein L3: MPQANSPRKGSLGFGPRKRATSEVPRFNSWPDDEGQPTLQGFAGYKAGMTHVVMVDDKANSPTEGMEQTVPVTIVETPPMRAVALRAYEETPYGMKPVTEVWTDEFVPELDRVLDIPGDDYDTDAAEDELRGLLEQGRVDDVRVITHTVPSEIPSVPKKKPDVMETRVGGGSVEDRIDFALETVADGGEHVMNDVFRAGEYVDASGVTKGKGTQGPVKRWGVQKRKGKHARQGWRRRIGNLGPWNPSRVRSTVPQQGQTGYHQRTELNKRLVDIGDGADATVDGGFVNYGEVDGPHALIKGSLPGPQQRLVRFRPAIRPGDQPRLDPEVRYVSTASNQG; the protein is encoded by the coding sequence ATGCCACAAGCAAATTCACCACGCAAAGGCTCACTCGGGTTCGGCCCACGAAAGCGTGCGACCAGCGAGGTCCCGCGCTTCAACTCGTGGCCGGACGACGAAGGACAGCCGACGCTCCAGGGTTTCGCGGGCTATAAGGCCGGCATGACCCACGTCGTCATGGTCGACGATAAAGCGAATTCGCCGACCGAGGGGATGGAACAGACCGTCCCCGTGACGATCGTGGAGACGCCGCCCATGCGCGCCGTCGCTCTGCGAGCGTACGAAGAAACGCCGTACGGCATGAAGCCGGTCACCGAGGTATGGACCGACGAGTTCGTCCCCGAACTCGATCGCGTCCTCGACATCCCCGGTGATGACTACGACACCGACGCCGCCGAAGACGAGCTTCGCGGCCTCCTCGAGCAGGGACGTGTCGACGACGTTCGCGTCATCACGCACACGGTTCCGTCCGAGATTCCCTCGGTCCCCAAGAAGAAACCGGACGTGATGGAGACGCGCGTCGGCGGCGGTTCCGTCGAGGACCGCATCGACTTCGCGCTCGAGACCGTCGCAGACGGTGGCGAGCACGTCATGAACGACGTCTTCCGCGCCGGCGAGTACGTCGACGCGAGCGGCGTCACGAAAGGGAAAGGGACGCAGGGTCCCGTCAAGCGATGGGGCGTCCAGAAACGAAAGGGCAAGCACGCCCGGCAGGGATGGCGCCGCCGCATCGGGAACCTCGGTCCCTGGAACCCGTCCCGCGTTCGGTCGACGGTCCCCCAGCAGGGGCAGACCGGCTACCACCAGCGGACGGAACTGAACAAGCGCCTCGTCGACATCGGCGACGGCGCCGACGCGACGGTCGACGGCGGCTTCGTCAACTACGGCGAAGTCGACGGACCGCACGCGCTGATCAAGGGCTCGCTCCCCGGACCACAACAGCGCCTCGTGCGCTTCCGTCCGGCGATCCGACCCGGAGACCAGCCGCGCCTCGATCCCGAGGTCCGGTACGTCTCCACCGCATCTAACCAGGGATAA
- the rpl4p gene encoding 50S ribosomal protein L4 encodes MEATVRDLDGAEAGSVELPAVFETNYRPDLIARAVRVAQANRKQDYGADEFAGLRTPAESFGSGRGMAHVPRQEGRGRRVPQTVKGRKAHPPKAEKDQSESINTKAKKLAVRSAIAATTDAEIVAERGHEFDGDLELPVVVDDEFEDLQKTREVVDFLEATGLADDIERADEGRSVRSGQGKARGRKYKTPTSILFVTSSETGPSRAARNLAGADVTTAAEVNAEDLAPGAQPGRLTVWTESALEEVADR; translated from the coding sequence ATGGAAGCAACAGTACGCGACCTGGACGGCGCCGAAGCGGGCTCGGTCGAGCTCCCGGCGGTCTTCGAGACCAACTACCGCCCGGACCTGATCGCCCGCGCCGTTCGCGTCGCCCAGGCAAACCGGAAACAGGACTACGGCGCCGACGAGTTCGCCGGCCTTCGAACGCCGGCCGAATCGTTCGGTAGCGGCCGCGGGATGGCCCACGTCCCCCGACAGGAAGGACGCGGTCGCCGCGTTCCCCAGACCGTCAAGGGACGCAAGGCCCACCCGCCGAAAGCCGAGAAGGACCAGTCCGAATCGATCAACACGAAAGCAAAGAAGCTGGCCGTCCGAAGCGCCATCGCCGCGACGACCGACGCCGAGATCGTCGCCGAGCGCGGCCACGAGTTCGACGGTGACCTCGAGCTGCCCGTCGTCGTCGACGACGAGTTCGAGGACCTCCAGAAGACCCGTGAGGTCGTCGACTTCCTCGAGGCAACGGGCCTCGCGGACGACATCGAACGCGCAGACGAGGGTCGCAGCGTCCGTTCTGGCCAGGGGAAAGCCCGCGGCCGGAAGTACAAGACGCCGACGTCGATCCTCTTCGTCACCTCCAGCGAGACCGGCCCGTCCCGCGCGGCCCGGAACCTCGCCGGTGCCGACGTGACGACGGCCGCGGAGGTCAACGCAGAGGATCTCGCACCCGGCGCACAGCCGGGTCGACTGACCGTCTGGACCGAGAGCGCACTCGAGGAGGTGGCCGACCGATGA
- a CDS encoding 50S ribosomal protein L23 codes for MSSIIEHPLVTEKAMNDMDFENKLQFVVNPDASKPEIRDEIEERFEISVQDINTQVTMKGKKKAVVRLDEEDDAQEVASRIGVF; via the coding sequence ATGAGTTCGATCATCGAACACCCCCTCGTGACCGAGAAGGCGATGAACGACATGGACTTCGAGAACAAGCTCCAGTTCGTCGTCAACCCGGACGCGTCCAAGCCGGAGATCCGCGACGAGATCGAAGAGCGCTTCGAGATCTCGGTACAGGACATCAACACGCAGGTAACGATGAAGGGTAAAAAGAAAGCGGTCGTCCGCCTCGATGAGGAGGACGACGCACAGGAAGTCGCTTCGCGAATCGGGGTGTTCTGA
- a CDS encoding 50S ribosomal protein L2 — protein MGRRIQGQRRGRGTSTFRAPSHRYKAKLDHKKPEDDDVVRGTVVDIEHDPARSAPVAAVEFEDGEQRLILVPEGISVGEEIQVGVSAEIKPGNTLPLAEIPEGVPVCNVEANQGDGGRFARASGTNADLITHDRNAAVIQLPSGEVKRLDPQCRATIGVVAGGGRTEKPMVKAGNKHHKMKARGTKWPRVRGVAMNAVDHPFGGGGRQHPGKPKSVSRDAPPGRKVGDISSRRTGRGGNK, from the coding sequence ATGGGACGACGCATTCAAGGACAGCGACGTGGCCGCGGGACCTCGACGTTCCGCGCCCCCTCGCACCGCTACAAGGCGAAACTCGATCACAAGAAGCCCGAGGACGACGACGTCGTTCGCGGGACGGTCGTGGACATTGAACACGACCCCGCGCGGTCGGCGCCCGTCGCCGCCGTCGAGTTCGAGGACGGCGAACAGCGCCTGATCCTCGTTCCCGAGGGCATCTCCGTCGGCGAGGAGATTCAGGTCGGCGTCTCCGCGGAGATCAAGCCCGGCAACACGCTGCCGCTCGCGGAGATCCCCGAAGGGGTTCCGGTCTGTAACGTCGAGGCCAACCAGGGCGACGGCGGTCGATTCGCCCGCGCTTCGGGGACCAACGCGGACCTGATCACCCACGACCGCAACGCTGCGGTCATCCAGCTTCCCAGCGGCGAGGTCAAGCGCCTCGATCCGCAGTGTCGAGCCACCATCGGCGTCGTCGCCGGCGGGGGCCGCACGGAGAAGCCGATGGTCAAGGCAGGGAACAAGCACCACAAAATGAAAGCTCGGGGCACCAAGTGGCCCCGCGTCCGCGGTGTCGCGATGAACGCCGTCGACCACCCGTTCGGTGGCGGCGGCCGACAGCACCCCGGCAAACCCAAGTCCGTCTCGCGGGACGCCCCGCCGGGACGGAAGGTGGGTGACATCTCCTCGCGTCGTACCGGCCGAGGTGGAAACAAATGA
- a CDS encoding 30S ribosomal protein S19 — MSQEYRTGREGEFTYRGHTLEELQAMELEEVAELLPARQRRSIERGLSVEKQKLLEEAREKEEEETANAPIRTHLRDMPILPEFVGLTFEVYTGQAFERVRVEPEMIGHYLGEFQLTRTSVEHGQAGIGATRSSKFVPLK, encoded by the coding sequence ATGAGTCAGGAGTACCGAACCGGCCGCGAAGGTGAGTTCACCTACCGCGGTCACACGCTCGAGGAGCTGCAGGCGATGGAGCTCGAGGAAGTCGCGGAACTGCTCCCCGCTCGCCAGCGGCGAAGTATCGAACGCGGTCTCTCCGTCGAGAAGCAGAAGCTGCTCGAGGAGGCCCGCGAGAAAGAAGAGGAGGAGACGGCGAACGCGCCGATCCGAACGCACCTGCGGGATATGCCGATCCTGCCGGAGTTCGTCGGGCTGACCTTCGAGGTCTACACCGGCCAGGCGTTCGAGCGCGTCCGCGTCGAGCCCGAGATGATCGGACACTATCTCGGCGAGTTCCAGCTGACCCGCACGTCCGTCGAGCACGGACAGGCCGGGATCGGCGCGACTCGATCCTCGAAGTTCGTCCCACTGAAGTGA
- a CDS encoding 50S ribosomal protein L22, whose translation MGINYSVDADPDKTAKAMLRERHMSNKHSKEVARAIKGRTVEEAQEYLQSVIDEEQSVPFKSHNAGAGHRSDIDGWDAGKYPEKVSGEFLDLLENVEANADHQGFDGASMEIVHVAAHKVGESVGRKPRAMGRASSWNTPEVDVEIVVEEVDETTEDDS comes from the coding sequence ATGGGAATCAACTACTCAGTCGACGCGGACCCGGACAAGACCGCGAAAGCGATGCTCCGGGAGCGTCACATGAGCAACAAGCACAGCAAGGAGGTCGCTCGCGCGATCAAGGGTCGCACCGTCGAGGAGGCCCAGGAGTATCTCCAAAGCGTCATCGACGAAGAGCAGTCGGTTCCGTTCAAGTCCCACAACGCCGGTGCCGGTCACCGATCGGACATCGACGGCTGGGACGCCGGCAAGTACCCCGAGAAGGTCTCGGGGGAGTTCCTCGACCTCCTCGAGAACGTCGAGGCCAACGCCGACCACCAGGGATTCGACGGCGCCTCGATGGAGATCGTCCACGTCGCCGCCCACAAGGTCGGCGAGTCCGTCGGCCGCAAGCCCCGTGCGATGGGGCGGGCGTCCTCGTGGAACACGCCGGAGGTCGACGTCGAGATCGTCGTCGAAGAAGTCGACGAAACAACGGAGGACGATAGCTAA
- a CDS encoding 30S ribosomal protein S3 yields MADEHQFIENGLQRSQIDEFFQEELGRAGYGGMDVAKTPMGTQIVLKAEKPGMVIGKGGENIRKVTTALEEKFNLEDPQIDVQEVDEPDLNARIVADRLANALERGWYFRKAGHTTIDRIMEAGALGAEIVLSGKVTGARSRVEKFNRGYIKHNGEPAEEVVDHGQGVAVMKLGTIGVDVKIIPPGAELPDDFEIHEEMDPEELVPDAVEANEAEGVEELLEGEPEDAEASAEGAEASADEAAETEPEIDEESVEEVIEEEVAGEDEEDVEVPDESPIEEDLDELEEDVEAEAEELVAEMDEEEADADADEDEGGDA; encoded by the coding sequence ATGGCTGACGAACACCAATTCATCGAGAACGGCCTGCAGCGGTCCCAGATCGACGAGTTCTTCCAGGAAGAGCTCGGCCGCGCGGGCTACGGTGGCATGGACGTCGCCAAGACGCCGATGGGAACCCAGATCGTCCTCAAGGCCGAGAAGCCCGGGATGGTCATCGGCAAAGGTGGCGAGAACATCCGGAAGGTCACGACGGCCCTCGAGGAGAAGTTCAACCTCGAGGACCCCCAGATCGACGTCCAGGAGGTCGACGAACCTGACCTCAACGCACGGATCGTCGCGGACCGACTGGCCAACGCACTCGAGCGGGGCTGGTACTTCCGGAAGGCCGGTCACACGACGATCGACCGGATCATGGAAGCCGGCGCACTCGGCGCCGAGATCGTCCTCTCCGGGAAGGTCACCGGCGCCCGATCGCGCGTCGAGAAGTTCAACCGCGGCTACATCAAGCACAACGGCGAGCCCGCCGAAGAGGTCGTCGACCACGGCCAGGGCGTCGCGGTCATGAAGCTCGGCACCATCGGTGTCGACGTCAAGATCATCCCGCCGGGAGCCGAGCTCCCCGACGACTTCGAGATCCACGAAGAGATGGACCCCGAGGAACTCGTCCCCGATGCCGTCGAGGCCAACGAGGCCGAGGGCGTCGAGGAACTCCTCGAGGGCGAACCCGAGGACGCCGAGGCCAGCGCCGAAGGCGCCGAAGCCTCGGCCGACGAAGCCGCCGAGACCGAACCCGAGATCGACGAGGAATCCGTCGAGGAAGTCATCGAGGAAGAGGTCGCCGGCGAGGACGAGGAAGACGTCGAGGTCCCCGACGAGTCGCCGATTGAAGAGGACCTGGACGAACTCGAAGAGGACGTCGAAGCCGAGGCCGAGGAACTCGTCGCCGAGATGGACGAGGAAGAGGCCGACGCTGACGCGGACGAAGACGAGGGAGGTGACGCCTGA
- the rpmC gene encoding 50S ribosomal protein L29, whose translation MAILHVEEIRDMTPAEREEELEELETELLNQKSVLAAGGAPENPGRIGELGRTIARIKTIQREEGDLEGEADDE comes from the coding sequence ATGGCGATCCTCCACGTCGAAGAGATCCGCGACATGACGCCCGCCGAACGCGAAGAGGAGCTCGAGGAACTCGAGACCGAACTGCTGAACCAGAAGTCCGTCCTCGCCGCCGGTGGCGCCCCGGAGAATCCGGGCCGCATCGGCGAGCTCGGTCGCACCATCGCGCGGATCAAGACGATCCAGCGTGAAGAGGGCGACCTCGAGGGCGAAGCGGACGACGAATAA
- a CDS encoding ribonuclease P protein component 1 codes for MALTPETLPRHELNGLPVRVVESDDSSRVGLEGRVVIETTNTLSIEIRESGESRVVMVPKSGSTFEFAITDDAADLEKGSGTASKLANTQPVETEQSDTADGAVGDTDSCRGDGPSRDHRHAAGEDVAYVTVDGSRLLSRPARRTETNGDSPWQ; via the coding sequence ATGGCACTGACACCCGAGACACTGCCGCGACACGAACTCAACGGACTCCCCGTGCGAGTCGTCGAGAGCGACGACTCCTCGCGGGTGGGTCTGGAGGGTCGAGTCGTCATCGAGACGACTAACACCCTCTCCATAGAAATCCGTGAGAGCGGCGAGTCTCGGGTAGTGATGGTGCCGAAATCGGGCTCGACGTTCGAGTTCGCGATCACAGATGACGCCGCCGACCTCGAGAAGGGGTCGGGGACCGCGTCCAAACTGGCCAACACTCAACCTGTGGAGACCGAGCAATCGGACACCGCAGACGGAGCTGTCGGTGATACCGACAGCTGTCGTGGCGATGGTCCCTCGCGAGACCACCGCCACGCTGCTGGCGAGGACGTGGCCTACGTTACGGTCGATGGATCGCGACTGCTCTCACGACCCGCCCGACGCACGGAAACGAATGGTGACTCACCATGGCAATAG
- a CDS encoding 30S ribosomal protein S17: MAIGLDVETPPEPENPEEYDYEKCPFYGDLPVRGQILEGTVVSTDMDKTVVVEREYDVAVPKYDRYMKRRSRIPAHVPGVLEPLSVGDTVKIAETRPLSKTKSHVVVEVTKEATAEDVADLTGQAEPEPELSAEDFAGDDEGDQ; this comes from the coding sequence ATGGCAATAGGACTAGACGTTGAAACCCCTCCGGAACCAGAAAACCCGGAGGAATACGACTACGAGAAGTGTCCGTTCTACGGCGACCTTCCCGTTCGAGGGCAGATCCTCGAGGGAACCGTCGTCTCGACGGACATGGACAAGACCGTAGTCGTCGAACGAGAGTACGACGTAGCGGTTCCGAAGTACGACCGCTACATGAAGCGACGCTCGCGCATCCCGGCTCACGTGCCGGGCGTGCTCGAGCCGCTCTCGGTCGGTGACACGGTCAAGATCGCAGAGACCCGACCACTGTCGAAGACCAAATCGCACGTGGTCGTCGAAGTAACCAAAGAAGCGACCGCGGAGGACGTCGCCGACCTCACCGGCCAGGCCGAACCTGAGCCGGAGCTGTCGGCCGAGGACTTCGCGGGCGACGACGAGGGTGATCAGTGA